The nucleotide sequence TAGTCCTGCTTGCACATGTAGCAGGGCCGCGCCCTGAGCAGGACGCCGGCCAGGGCACCCTGCGTGGTGGACACCAGCGGGAGGCCCTCGGTCTCGTCGTCGATGCGTTGCGGCGAACCGGTCGCCGTGGCTGCGACGACGGACCGGTCGGCCGCCGAGATCGCGTCCCGTCGCTCCGACCGTCTGGCGTTCTTGACGTTCTTGAAGATCCGGGCGGTGGCCCGGCGGACGGCCACGGCGTCAGGATGCTCCGGCGGCAGCGACTCGCTCTGCCGGATCACGGCGAGCGCCAGCGCCAGCTCCGCCGGGTCGATCCCGGCGGGGCGGGCGGGGTCGGAGGTTCCGACTTCGTCGGCCGGTGATGGGGCTGGATCGGTCACGGCTCAACGATAGGCAACTCTGCGGGGCACAACGCACCACTCGCGGCCGGCGCCTCACCGGCCGGCGCCTCACCGGCCGAGTCGCAACAGATCCGAACTCTCCAGGATCCGCAACGGCGACCCGTTCCCGGCCACCTCGATCATCGCCCGAGCCAGCTGATCGCTCGCGATCACGTATCTCGGTGCCACCCTGGCCAATACCGGGTACAGGAAGCCGGTGCAGCGGTACAGGATGCGGTACAGGCGGTTCCGCGGCCGCACACCGTGCATGGGCTGGATGTATCCGGGCCGCACCGCATATCCCTGGAACGGCAGAGCGAGGACCGCGTTCTCGGTCTCTCCCTTGACCCTGGCCCACATCAACCGCCCGCGCTCGGTGCTGTCGGTCCCGGCGCCGGAGACGTAGAGGAATCGCATCTTCGGGTTCTGCTCGGCCAGTTCTCGGGCGGCGGCCATGGTGATGAAGTACGTGACCCGGCGGTAGGCCGGCTCGGTCATCCCGTTGGCCGAGACTCCCAGGCAGAAGAAGCAGGCGTCGTAGCCGGCCAGCTCCGGCGCGATCGACCTGAAGTCCAGGAAGTCCTGGTGGACGATCTGCTGAACCTTCGGATCTGCGACATCGACGCGGGACCGGCCGACCAGCAACACCTTCTCGACCCGCGCATCGAGCAGGCACTGGATGAGCATCACCTGGCCGACCATGCCGGTGCCACCGAAGATGATCACCTTCACCCCCCGACCCTATCCGGGCGACCGGACTCCGTCCATCGGATCGGCCGGCCACCTGGCATCATCGGCCACCATGTTCCGCATCGCGTTCTATCAACCCTGCATCCCCGGCAACACGGGCAATGCGATCAGGACCTCGGCGGCCACCGGCACCGAGTTGCACCTGATCGAGCCGCTCGGCTTCGATCTCTCCGACGCCAAGCTGCGTCGGGCCGGGCTGGACTACCACGACCTGGCCTCGG is from Nakamurella sp. PAMC28650 and encodes:
- a CDS encoding NAD(P)H-binding protein, whose translation is MKVIIFGGTGMVGQVMLIQCLLDARVEKVLLVGRSRVDVADPKVQQIVHQDFLDFRSIAPELAGYDACFFCLGVSANGMTEPAYRRVTYFITMAAARELAEQNPKMRFLYVSGAGTDSTERGRLMWARVKGETENAVLALPFQGYAVRPGYIQPMHGVRPRNRLYRILYRCTGFLYPVLARVAPRYVIASDQLARAMIEVAGNGSPLRILESSDLLRLGR